From Mycolicibacterium nivoides, a single genomic window includes:
- a CDS encoding ferredoxin yields MKVEADQDACIASGNCVMISDVIFDQDDDGVVEVLVDEVPDDEIDHARQAVKLCPASALKLTGE; encoded by the coding sequence ATGAAAGTAGAAGCAGATCAGGACGCCTGCATCGCATCGGGCAACTGCGTGATGATCTCCGACGTCATCTTCGACCAGGACGACGACGGTGTGGTCGAAGTCCTCGTCGACGAGGTTCCCGACGATGAGATCGACCACGCGCGCCAGGCCGTCAAGCTGTGCCCCGCATCGGCATTGAAGCTCACCGGGGAGTGA
- a CDS encoding rhodanese-like domain-containing protein — translation MSYAGDITPEEAWKLLSENSEAVLVDCRTDAEWRFVGVPDLSTLERDVVYVEWNRNDGSHNDGFVDDLLASGVTPGERPVVFLCRSGNRSIGAAEAATAAGIAPSYNVLDGFEGNLDENRHRGGTGWKAVGLPWKQS, via the coding sequence GTGAGCTATGCGGGAGACATCACGCCCGAGGAGGCCTGGAAACTTCTGAGTGAGAATTCCGAGGCCGTGCTGGTGGACTGTCGAACTGACGCCGAATGGCGCTTCGTCGGTGTGCCGGACCTGTCCACCCTTGAGCGTGACGTGGTGTACGTGGAATGGAACCGGAACGACGGCAGCCATAACGATGGGTTCGTCGATGATCTTCTGGCGTCCGGCGTGACGCCGGGCGAGCGGCCGGTGGTCTTCCTGTGTCGCTCCGGCAACCGTTCGATCGGTGCAGCCGAGGCCGCCACCGCGGCCGGTATCGCGCCGTCCTACAACGTGCTCGACGGATTCGAGGGCAATCTGGACGAGAACCGCCACCGTGGCGGTACCGGTTGGAAGGCCGTCGGTCTGCCGTGGAAACAGAGCTGA
- a CDS encoding lumazine-binding protein, translating into MAEEEAEEAQDRPTMAPFLGALAVIVLAVIVVVLLNGFGTDGRSEEQKVSLAAVGQNDALQRENFSEFSGYTCAAQRGAEADFIARQRDSVAKQGARYVDDVTGVKVEGDRATATVVYHFGNTPDTKVNTETAFVREDGEWRVCSSMGDSRP; encoded by the coding sequence ATGGCTGAGGAAGAGGCTGAGGAAGCACAGGATCGGCCCACGATGGCACCGTTCCTCGGGGCGTTGGCCGTCATTGTGCTCGCCGTGATCGTTGTGGTCCTGCTGAACGGCTTCGGCACCGACGGGCGCAGCGAGGAGCAGAAGGTCAGCCTCGCGGCGGTCGGCCAGAACGACGCGCTGCAGCGGGAGAACTTCAGCGAATTCTCCGGTTACACCTGCGCCGCCCAGCGCGGAGCCGAGGCAGATTTCATTGCCCGTCAGCGTGATTCGGTGGCCAAACAGGGGGCCAGGTACGTCGACGACGTGACTGGGGTGAAGGTCGAGGGGGATCGGGCCACCGCAACCGTGGTCTACCACTTCGGCAATACGCCTGACACCAAGGTGAACACCGAGACGGCCTTCGTCCGTGAGGACGGCGAATGGCGCGTCTGCTCGAGTATGGGAGACTCACGCCCGTGA
- the purT gene encoding formate-dependent phosphoribosylglycinamide formyltransferase, giving the protein MSESIEDAQTDDLTDGQVDGAEDAPAEATTDGSEERTDAAKPTEPAATVLLLGSGDLSRELALAFQRLGGVVVAADRYYAPAHGVADRSAVIKMNDAEELAALIEREKPRYVVAESGVIAADALVAVAERGDIEVLPAPRSIRLSQDREGLRRLASDELGLPTVPFWFAGSAEELTAVAEHAGFPLVVKPVVGAQRDGESVLLRPDDVEPAWQRATTAGHIAHNRVLAESVVEVEYEITMLTVRTTGPSGPGVQFCEPIGHRQVGTDVLESWQPQPLSPAALDAAKSISARIVNSLGGRGVFGVELLVQGDDVYFSDVRIRPHDSGLVTLRSQRLSEFEMHARAILGLAVDTIMISPAAAEVSYGGADSGELSVDIGAVLQEALATSESDVRLFGRPGESEPPRRLGVALATAPDVIIARDRARRVGTALRKLR; this is encoded by the coding sequence ATGAGTGAATCGATTGAGGACGCGCAGACCGATGACCTGACCGACGGCCAGGTCGACGGTGCCGAAGATGCTCCGGCCGAGGCCACGACCGACGGATCAGAAGAGCGGACGGACGCCGCCAAGCCCACCGAACCTGCGGCGACGGTGCTGCTGCTGGGTTCGGGCGATCTGAGCCGTGAGCTCGCGCTGGCGTTCCAGCGGCTGGGCGGCGTCGTGGTGGCCGCCGACCGGTACTACGCGCCCGCCCACGGCGTCGCGGACCGCTCCGCGGTGATCAAGATGAACGACGCCGAGGAGCTCGCCGCGCTGATCGAGCGGGAGAAGCCGCGTTACGTGGTCGCCGAGTCCGGCGTCATCGCCGCCGACGCACTGGTCGCGGTGGCCGAGCGGGGCGACATCGAGGTTCTGCCCGCCCCGCGCAGCATCCGGCTCAGCCAGGACCGCGAGGGCCTGCGCCGGCTGGCGTCCGACGAGCTGGGCCTGCCGACGGTGCCGTTCTGGTTCGCCGGGTCGGCCGAGGAGCTGACCGCGGTGGCCGAGCACGCCGGCTTCCCGCTGGTGGTCAAGCCGGTGGTGGGCGCGCAGCGCGACGGCGAGTCGGTGCTGCTGCGCCCTGATGACGTCGAACCCGCCTGGCAGCGTGCGACCACTGCCGGACACATCGCCCACAACCGGGTGCTGGCCGAGTCCGTCGTCGAGGTCGAGTACGAGATCACGATGCTGACCGTGCGCACCACCGGACCGTCCGGCCCCGGCGTGCAGTTCTGCGAGCCGATCGGACACCGGCAGGTGGGGACCGACGTGCTGGAGTCCTGGCAGCCTCAGCCGCTGTCGCCGGCGGCGCTGGACGCCGCGAAGTCGATTTCCGCGCGGATCGTCAACTCGCTGGGCGGCCGCGGGGTGTTCGGGGTCGAGCTGCTGGTTCAGGGCGACGACGTGTACTTCTCCGACGTGCGGATCCGTCCGCACGACAGCGGCCTGGTGACCCTGCGGTCGCAGCGGTTGTCGGAGTTCGAGATGCACGCCAGGGCCATCCTGGGCCTGGCCGTGGACACCATCATGATCTCCCCGGCGGCTGCCGAGGTCAGCTACGGAGGCGCCGACTCCGGCGAGCTGTCGGTCGACATCGGCGCGGTGCTGCAAGAGGCGCTGGCCACCTCCGAAAGCGACGTGCGGCTGTTCGGTCGCCCCGGCGAATCCGAACCTCCGCGCCGGCTCGGGGTGGCGCTGGCCACCGCTCCTGACGTGATCATCGCCCGTGACCGTGCCCGCCGGGTCGGCACGGCGCTGCGCAAGTTGCGGTAG
- a CDS encoding alpha/beta fold hydrolase yields MEELTLPTRLGRLRVQVSGQGEAIVFWPSLLMTGDMWAAQAAEFGTTHRVILVDPPGHGRSEKLTAPFSFTDCAGTVADILDGVGVERTHFVGNSWGGMIGGTFAALYPSRVGPAVLMNCTASAAGRRQRFEYGLLLRAAKVLNGIRGPLTRSVLKAFLGPTSMRGRPEVVAFVDDAAHQVDIDSSAWAVRSVVPRRPDQRSLLSQVRTPVLVVAGAEDATFPLTETKAMADSIPGAEFVVLDGVAHLAALENPALTNTLIRDFLERA; encoded by the coding sequence GTGGAGGAGTTGACGCTGCCGACCAGGCTCGGCCGGCTCCGGGTTCAGGTCTCCGGTCAGGGTGAGGCGATCGTGTTCTGGCCCAGTCTGTTGATGACGGGTGACATGTGGGCCGCGCAGGCAGCGGAGTTCGGCACCACCCACCGGGTCATCCTGGTCGACCCGCCCGGCCACGGCCGCAGCGAAAAGCTGACCGCGCCATTCAGTTTCACCGACTGCGCAGGCACCGTCGCCGACATCCTCGACGGCGTGGGGGTCGAACGTACGCATTTCGTCGGTAACTCGTGGGGCGGAATGATCGGCGGGACGTTCGCGGCGTTGTACCCCAGCCGCGTCGGCCCTGCCGTGTTGATGAACTGCACGGCGTCGGCCGCCGGCAGGCGTCAACGGTTCGAGTACGGGCTGCTGCTCCGGGCGGCAAAAGTGCTCAACGGTATCCGCGGCCCCCTCACCCGGTCGGTGCTCAAGGCGTTCCTGGGACCGACGTCGATGCGCGGACGCCCAGAAGTCGTCGCGTTCGTCGACGACGCCGCACACCAGGTCGACATCGACTCGAGCGCATGGGCAGTGCGAAGCGTCGTGCCGCGACGCCCCGATCAGCGGAGCCTGCTCTCACAGGTACGAACCCCGGTGCTCGTGGTCGCCGGCGCCGAGGACGCGACCTTCCCGCTCACCGAGACCAAGGCCATGGCCGATTCCATCCCGGGCGCCGAGTTCGTGGTCCTCGACGGCGTCGCGCACCTGGCCGCCCTGGAGAATCCGGCCCTCACCAACACCCTGATCAGGGACTTCCTCGAGCGCGCGTAG
- a CDS encoding HNH endonuclease signature motif containing protein, whose translation MFEFDSDVALIDRISAAARAESVAIAARLAAIGALDTLREIELAESIFWRTDPFEEVAAEVSAALRISRGRAGTQVHRARVLRDKLPLVAARLAAGEIDYRVVCMIIARTGIADPEVWAVLDAELAARAHRWMRLSEPKLRDRVDQWIAKLDPNGERVPPNLVEERFVQIEPHSPGRASVWGNVDAADGAALSQRLDAVAATVCENDPRTQQQRRADAVGPVARLESQLACLCGLPDCPAGQKRAAANAAVIHVLADHATLDGTTDDPGYLPGYGILPAQSVRDLAAMAKLKPLHVPSEPGTPADIPEPPQPSAVERGKAADTSDPSEPSEAADTSTASDASEPGYRPSVALSEFIRWRDLTCRFPGCDAPVARCDIDHTMPYPLGPTHPSNTKLYCRAHHLVKTFCPGWSDRQLPDGTVEITAPTGHTYVTEPHGAGLFPALGQPTGELNLPEPPAASPDRAAMMPRRRQTREQDRKDRITAERRQRAELNNDLEVERQYQAWLAEEYGPPPPF comes from the coding sequence ATGTTCGAGTTCGATTCCGATGTGGCACTGATCGACAGGATCAGTGCCGCCGCGCGGGCGGAGTCGGTGGCGATCGCGGCCCGGTTGGCCGCGATCGGGGCGTTGGACACCTTGCGCGAAATCGAGTTGGCCGAGTCCATTTTCTGGCGTACCGATCCGTTCGAGGAGGTCGCGGCCGAGGTGTCGGCGGCGTTGCGGATCAGTCGGGGCCGGGCGGGCACGCAGGTTCATCGTGCTCGGGTGTTGCGCGACAAGTTGCCGTTGGTGGCGGCACGGTTGGCGGCCGGGGAGATCGATTATCGGGTGGTGTGCATGATCATCGCTCGTACCGGCATCGCCGATCCGGAGGTGTGGGCGGTGTTGGATGCGGAGTTGGCGGCGCGGGCGCATCGGTGGATGCGGCTGTCGGAACCCAAACTGCGGGATCGGGTGGATCAGTGGATCGCCAAACTCGATCCGAACGGGGAGCGGGTGCCGCCGAATCTGGTCGAGGAGCGGTTCGTGCAGATCGAGCCGCACAGCCCGGGTAGGGCTTCGGTGTGGGGCAACGTCGATGCCGCCGACGGGGCGGCGCTGAGTCAACGCCTTGATGCCGTGGCGGCGACGGTGTGTGAGAACGATCCGCGTACCCAGCAGCAGCGCCGCGCCGACGCGGTGGGTCCGGTGGCCCGGTTGGAATCGCAGTTGGCTTGTCTGTGCGGGCTACCGGACTGCCCCGCCGGGCAGAAACGGGCCGCCGCCAACGCCGCGGTGATCCACGTGTTGGCCGACCACGCCACCTTGGACGGCACCACCGATGATCCGGGCTATCTACCCGGCTATGGGATCCTGCCCGCCCAGAGCGTGCGAGACCTGGCCGCTATGGCCAAGCTCAAGCCGTTGCATGTGCCCAGCGAACCGGGCACGCCGGCTGACATACCTGAACCGCCCCAACCCAGCGCAGTGGAACGCGGTAAGGCCGCCGACACGAGCGACCCGAGCGAACCGAGTGAGGCCGCTGATACGTCGACGGCGTCTGATGCGTCTGAGCCGGGCTATCGGCCCTCGGTGGCGCTCTCGGAGTTCATCCGGTGGCGTGACCTGACCTGCCGGTTCCCTGGCTGTGACGCCCCTGTCGCACGCTGCGACATCGACCACACGATGCCCTATCCACTGGGTCCGACCCATCCGTCCAACACCAAGCTCTACTGCCGTGCGCATCACTTGGTCAAAACGTTCTGCCCCGGATGGTCGGATCGCCAATTACCTGATGGCACCGTCGAAATCACCGCACCGACCGGGCACACCTACGTCACCGAACCCCACGGCGCCGGCCTGTTTCCCGCGCTGGGTCAGCCGACCGGGGAACTCAACCTGCCCGAACCACCGGCAGCGAGCCCGGACCGCGCCGCGATGATGCCGAGACGCCGCCAAACCCGCGAACAGGACCGCAAAGACCGCATCACCGCCGAACGCCGTCAACGCGCCGAACTCAACAACGACCTCGAAGTCGAACGCCAATACCAAGCCTGGCTCGCCGAAGAATACGGACCGCCCCCACCGTTCTGA
- a CDS encoding Na+/H+ antiporter yields the protein MGASLLAALVAAILLAAVARRFDVSAPLALVVAGLAGSALPGFHDVHLDPDLVLFVILPPLLWSAGLESSYVALRRNIRPIGFLAVGLPLATTFVVGIVAFHTVPELTIAAALTLGAIVAPPDAVSATAVGRRLGLPRRTMTLLGGESLLNDATALTAYKVALGAAIGTAATWSSGLGTFALAAVGGVVVGWVIGMVVHFIRTRLDDPLVESAIGLVAPFFTYLLAEEIHGSGVIAVVVAALLLGQRESQAGYATRLQDKAVWKALQLILESFAFLLIGLQLPKVIAELAGISAATLAISSAAVLTTVIGVRMVWVYATTYLPRLMSKRIREHEPEPARAQVFIVAWAGMRGVVSLAAAFAVPVTTLAGDPFPGRPQLVFLTFVVVVGTLLLHGLTLPWFIRVLGAQGDEAHSDAIATAAAQDKAARAAAERLDTLLAEQSATNDVPQRAADVLRAWNTRRRNAAWERLGRDDADIGESPTSAFRRLRLEMLAAERDTFIAERDAGHIDDEVLRTVLHGLDLEEATLNRD from the coding sequence GTGGGTGCCTCACTCCTGGCGGCACTGGTCGCCGCAATTCTGCTGGCCGCCGTGGCCCGCCGCTTCGACGTCTCGGCGCCGCTGGCGCTGGTGGTGGCCGGCCTGGCCGGCAGCGCGCTACCCGGCTTCCACGACGTTCACCTGGATCCCGATCTGGTGCTCTTCGTGATCCTGCCGCCGCTGCTGTGGTCGGCGGGGCTGGAGAGCAGCTACGTGGCGCTGCGCCGCAACATCCGCCCGATCGGGTTCCTGGCGGTCGGGCTGCCGCTGGCCACCACATTCGTCGTCGGCATCGTCGCCTTCCACACCGTGCCCGAGCTCACCATCGCCGCGGCACTGACCCTGGGCGCCATCGTGGCCCCGCCCGACGCCGTCTCGGCCACCGCCGTCGGCCGTCGGCTCGGGCTGCCACGGCGCACCATGACGCTGTTGGGCGGCGAGAGCCTGCTCAACGACGCCACCGCGCTGACCGCCTACAAGGTGGCCCTCGGTGCCGCCATCGGCACCGCCGCCACCTGGAGCAGCGGGCTGGGCACGTTCGCCCTGGCCGCGGTCGGTGGCGTGGTGGTGGGCTGGGTGATCGGGATGGTGGTGCACTTCATCCGCACCCGGCTCGACGACCCGCTGGTCGAAAGCGCGATCGGCCTGGTGGCGCCGTTCTTCACCTACCTGCTGGCCGAGGAGATCCACGGCTCGGGCGTGATCGCCGTGGTGGTGGCGGCCCTGCTGCTGGGTCAGCGCGAGTCCCAGGCCGGCTACGCCACCCGGCTGCAGGACAAGGCGGTGTGGAAGGCGCTGCAGCTGATCCTCGAATCGTTCGCGTTCCTGCTGATCGGCCTGCAGCTGCCGAAGGTGATCGCCGAACTGGCCGGGATCTCTGCCGCCACGCTGGCGATCTCCTCGGCGGCCGTACTCACCACGGTGATCGGAGTGCGGATGGTGTGGGTGTACGCGACCACCTACCTGCCGCGGCTGATGTCCAAGCGCATCCGCGAACACGAACCCGAACCAGCACGGGCCCAGGTGTTCATCGTGGCCTGGGCGGGTATGCGCGGCGTCGTGTCCTTGGCCGCCGCGTTCGCCGTACCCGTCACCACCCTGGCCGGTGATCCCTTCCCCGGCCGCCCGCAGTTGGTGTTCCTGACCTTCGTCGTCGTGGTCGGCACGCTGTTGCTGCACGGGCTGACGCTGCCGTGGTTCATCCGGGTCCTCGGGGCCCAGGGCGACGAGGCACACAGCGATGCGATCGCCACCGCCGCCGCACAGGACAAAGCCGCCCGCGCCGCGGCCGAGCGGCTCGACACGTTGCTGGCCGAGCAATCGGCCACCAACGATGTGCCCCAGCGCGCCGCCGACGTGTTGCGGGCCTGGAACACCCGGCGCCGCAATGCCGCCTGGGAGCGGCTGGGCCGCGACGACGCCGACATCGGCGAGAGCCCGACGTCCGCATTCCGCCGGCTGCGACTGGAAATGCTTGCCGCCGAACGGGACACGTTCATCGCCGAACGCGACGCAGGCCACATCGATGACGAGGTCCTGCGTACTGTGCTGCATGGGCTCGATCTGGAAGAGGCGACACTGAATCGTGATTAG
- a CDS encoding MMPL family transporter, with translation MIRRLTWLAVLVVVVSGGLLGLLSGGDAASQSPVAVPSDAESARADTLRADFPGGDQVPAILVVTRADGGELTMADVDATASARQRMTDAPGPPLVVSDDGKAAVVTVPLKADLSGFGLNDAVKELRATATDGLPAELRAEITGGPAFGADIANSFAGANITLLAVTATVVALLLIVTYRSPVLWLVPLLVIAFADRVGAVVGTAVASGFGLSPDGSTSGITSVLVFGAGTNYALLLISRYREELGRTEQHREALVVAVRAAAPAIVASNATVVLALLTLLFASAPSNRSLGVQAASGLVVAAIFVLVVLPPLLALCGKRLFWPFIPKVGATPLTESGFWHRIADSVARKPARVAVASLAGLAVLCTALLATPIGLTQTEQFRVQAESVTGYQTLAAHFPSGLTDPTRVIASTGKAGAVQRAITDTPGVVSASPAGQSPTGLSQWSVVLKAEPASDEAFETIDALRDSVRSADRTAVVGGSDAQARDAAAAAQRDRLVVIPAILAVVLAVLYLLLRSALAPLVLVGVTVLSALAALGLGGWASVHVFGFPALDNSTPLFAFLFLVALGVDYTIFLVTRAREETPEYGTRQGIVRAVSATGAVITSAGVVLAAVFCVLGVLPLIVLTQLGIIVGLGILLDTFVVRTVIIPALFTLIGPRIWWPGLNAER, from the coding sequence GTGATTAGGCGTCTGACGTGGCTGGCCGTGCTGGTCGTTGTGGTCTCCGGCGGTCTACTGGGCCTGCTCAGCGGCGGCGACGCCGCCTCGCAGTCGCCGGTCGCCGTCCCGTCGGACGCCGAGTCCGCGCGGGCCGACACCCTGCGGGCCGATTTCCCCGGCGGAGACCAGGTTCCGGCGATCCTGGTGGTCACCCGAGCCGACGGCGGTGAGCTCACCATGGCCGACGTCGACGCCACCGCCAGTGCGCGCCAGCGGATGACCGATGCACCCGGCCCGCCGTTGGTGGTCTCCGACGACGGCAAGGCCGCGGTGGTCACCGTGCCGTTGAAGGCCGACCTGTCAGGGTTCGGGCTGAACGACGCCGTCAAGGAACTACGTGCCACCGCCACCGACGGCTTGCCCGCCGAGCTGCGAGCCGAGATCACCGGCGGCCCCGCATTCGGTGCCGACATCGCCAATTCATTTGCCGGAGCGAACATCACACTGCTCGCGGTGACCGCGACGGTGGTGGCGCTGCTGCTGATCGTCACCTATCGCTCGCCGGTGCTGTGGCTGGTGCCGCTGTTGGTGATCGCCTTCGCCGACCGCGTGGGCGCCGTCGTCGGGACCGCGGTGGCCTCCGGATTCGGCCTGAGCCCGGATGGTTCGACGTCGGGCATCACGAGCGTGCTGGTGTTCGGTGCGGGCACCAACTATGCGCTGCTGTTGATCTCGCGGTACCGGGAGGAGCTGGGGCGGACCGAGCAGCACCGCGAAGCCCTCGTGGTTGCCGTGCGGGCCGCCGCCCCGGCGATCGTGGCGAGTAACGCCACCGTGGTGCTGGCCCTCCTGACACTGCTGTTCGCCTCGGCGCCCAGCAACCGCAGCCTCGGCGTGCAGGCCGCATCTGGTCTGGTGGTCGCCGCGATCTTCGTGCTGGTCGTGTTGCCGCCACTGCTCGCGCTGTGCGGCAAGCGGCTGTTCTGGCCGTTCATCCCCAAGGTCGGAGCCACGCCGCTGACCGAAAGCGGTTTCTGGCACCGGATTGCGGACTCCGTGGCGCGCAAGCCCGCCCGCGTCGCGGTCGCGTCACTGGCCGGCCTGGCAGTGCTGTGCACCGCACTGCTGGCCACGCCGATCGGACTGACCCAGACCGAGCAGTTCCGGGTGCAGGCCGAATCGGTGACCGGATACCAGACACTGGCCGCGCATTTCCCGAGCGGCCTGACCGACCCCACCCGCGTCATCGCCTCCACCGGCAAGGCCGGTGCGGTGCAGCGGGCGATCACCGACACCCCGGGCGTCGTCTCCGCGTCGCCCGCCGGCCAGTCGCCGACCGGGCTGAGCCAATGGTCGGTGGTACTCAAGGCCGAACCGGCCTCCGACGAGGCCTTCGAAACCATTGACGCCCTGCGTGATTCGGTGAGGTCTGCGGACCGCACCGCGGTCGTGGGCGGGTCCGACGCCCAAGCCAGGGATGCCGCCGCGGCGGCCCAGCGCGACCGGCTCGTGGTGATCCCGGCGATCCTGGCAGTGGTTCTGGCGGTGCTCTACCTGCTGCTGCGTTCGGCGCTCGCGCCGCTGGTGCTGGTCGGGGTCACCGTGCTGAGCGCGCTGGCCGCGCTCGGTCTGGGCGGCTGGGCCAGCGTGCATGTGTTCGGCTTCCCGGCCCTGGACAACAGCACCCCGCTGTTCGCGTTCCTGTTCCTGGTGGCCCTCGGCGTGGATTACACGATCTTCCTGGTGACGCGGGCCCGCGAGGAGACCCCGGAATACGGCACTCGGCAGGGCATCGTGCGCGCGGTCTCGGCCACCGGTGCGGTGATCACCAGTGCCGGTGTGGTGCTGGCAGCGGTGTTCTGCGTGCTGGGCGTGCTGCCGCTGATCGTGCTGACCCAGCTGGGCATCATCGTCGGACTGGGCATCCTGCTGGACACCTTCGTGGTCCGCACCGTCATCATCCCGGCGCTGTTCACGCTGATCGGGCCGCGGATCTGGTGGCCGGGCCTGAACGCCGAGCGCTAG
- a CDS encoding UBP-type zinc finger domain-containing protein — protein sequence MLRRSRRREQNPAPRTCEHLDAAVDEPQPLTPGKCQECEQDGETNWAHLRMCLTCGHVGCCDSSPHQHATKHFHQSGHPVMRSAEPGESWRWCYIDHRVG from the coding sequence ATGTTGAGGAGATCACGCCGGCGGGAGCAGAACCCGGCGCCTCGCACCTGCGAACATCTCGACGCGGCGGTCGACGAGCCGCAACCGTTGACCCCCGGGAAGTGCCAGGAATGCGAGCAAGACGGCGAGACCAACTGGGCGCATCTGCGGATGTGCCTCACGTGCGGTCACGTCGGTTGCTGTGACTCGAGCCCGCATCAGCATGCCACCAAGCACTTTCACCAGAGCGGTCATCCGGTCATGCGCTCGGCCGAACCCGGTGAGAGCTGGCGTTGGTGCTATATCGACCATCGAGTCGGGTGA
- a CDS encoding cytochrome P450 — protein MTEPVTLPPLHMRRNAFDPTPELAEIREADGVRTVISALGNPVHLITRHEDVKAVLSDHERFSNSRPPGFTLPGAPEMSEEELASARAGNLLGLDPPEHQRLRRMLTAEFTIRRMKRLEPRIVEIVDARLDAMTAAGPPSDLVADFALPIPSLVICELLGVPYEDRDDFQHRSTLQLDLSLPIAERLALQRQSREYMRGLVGRARRDPGEDILGMLVRDHGAELSDDELVGIAGLLLLAGHETTSNMLGLGVLALLRHPEQLTAVRDDPDAVGPAVEELLRWLSIVQNAIPRFTTTDVEVAGVRISAGELVFASLPAGNRDPEFIDSPDVLDIRRGAPGHLAFGHGVHHCLGAPLARMEMRIAIPALLRRFPTLALAEPFDAVQYRSFHFIYGLKSLAVTW, from the coding sequence ATGACTGAGCCGGTCACCCTGCCGCCACTTCACATGCGGCGCAATGCGTTCGACCCGACACCGGAACTCGCCGAGATCCGTGAAGCCGACGGGGTGCGCACCGTCATCAGTGCGCTCGGCAACCCGGTGCACCTCATCACCCGCCACGAGGACGTCAAGGCGGTGCTGAGTGACCACGAACGGTTCTCCAACAGCAGACCACCGGGTTTCACCCTGCCCGGGGCGCCCGAAATGTCCGAGGAGGAATTGGCCAGCGCACGGGCCGGGAACCTGCTGGGCCTCGACCCGCCCGAGCATCAACGGCTGCGCCGCATGCTGACCGCCGAGTTCACCATCCGGCGGATGAAGCGGCTCGAGCCCCGGATCGTCGAGATCGTCGACGCCCGCCTCGACGCGATGACCGCGGCCGGCCCGCCGTCAGATCTGGTGGCCGATTTCGCGCTCCCCATCCCGTCGCTGGTGATCTGCGAACTGCTCGGGGTGCCCTACGAGGACCGGGACGACTTCCAGCATCGCTCGACGCTCCAACTCGACCTGTCCCTGCCCATCGCGGAACGCCTTGCGCTGCAACGGCAGAGCCGTGAGTACATGCGCGGCCTCGTCGGACGGGCCCGCCGGGATCCGGGTGAGGACATCCTCGGCATGCTGGTCCGCGACCACGGCGCCGAATTGAGCGACGACGAACTCGTCGGCATCGCCGGGTTGCTACTCCTCGCCGGGCATGAGACCACGTCGAACATGCTCGGCCTGGGTGTCCTGGCGCTGCTGCGCCACCCCGAGCAGTTGACCGCGGTGCGCGACGACCCGGATGCCGTCGGTCCGGCCGTCGAGGAACTGCTGCGCTGGCTGTCCATCGTGCAGAACGCCATCCCCCGCTTCACCACCACCGATGTCGAGGTGGCCGGCGTGCGGATCTCCGCGGGCGAGTTGGTCTTCGCCTCGCTGCCCGCGGGCAACCGGGACCCCGAGTTCATCGACAGCCCTGACGTTCTCGACATCCGCCGCGGCGCACCCGGACATCTGGCCTTCGGCCACGGCGTGCACCATTGCCTCGGTGCTCCGCTGGCCCGCATGGAGATGCGGATCGCCATTCCCGCGCTGCTGCGCCGCTTCCCCACCCTGGCGCTCGCGGAACCCTTCGACGCAGTGCAGTACCGGTCTTTTCACTTCATCTACGGGCTCAAATCATTGGCGGTAACGTGGTGA
- a CDS encoding PaaI family thioesterase: MSDEPSVFEQHGGFPVFKPADPGPGFGRFLTAMRRVQDLAVSADPDSDTWDDAADRVEELVKLLDPYEAAEGMGPANRVPSLPGAGSLLMAPWTMSKFEPEGVELHVQFSRFHVGGNYAVHGGVLPLLFDSVFGMVIHAAGRPISRTAFLHVDYRKVTPIDTVLTARGWVREAEGRKAFVNAELRDPDENLLAEAHGLMIRLLPGQP, encoded by the coding sequence GTGAGCGATGAGCCATCGGTTTTCGAGCAGCACGGCGGATTCCCGGTATTCAAGCCGGCCGATCCGGGGCCGGGTTTCGGGCGCTTCCTGACCGCGATGCGCCGGGTGCAGGATCTGGCTGTCTCGGCGGACCCGGACAGCGATACCTGGGACGACGCGGCTGATCGGGTCGAAGAGCTCGTCAAGCTCCTCGACCCGTACGAGGCCGCCGAGGGCATGGGCCCGGCCAACCGGGTGCCCTCGTTGCCGGGCGCGGGCAGCCTGCTGATGGCGCCGTGGACCATGTCGAAATTCGAGCCCGAGGGCGTCGAATTGCATGTGCAGTTCAGCCGGTTCCACGTCGGCGGCAACTACGCGGTGCACGGCGGAGTGTTGCCACTGCTCTTCGACTCGGTGTTCGGCATGGTGATCCACGCCGCGGGCCGGCCGATCAGTCGCACGGCGTTCCTGCATGTGGACTACCGCAAGGTGACGCCCATCGACACGGTGCTGACCGCACGCGGCTGGGTTCGTGAGGCCGAGGGACGCAAGGCATTTGTGAATGCCGAGCTGCGTGATCCCGACGAGAACCTGCTTGCCGAGGCCCACGGTCTGATGATCAGATTGCTGCCCGGCCAGCCATAG